The following proteins are co-located in the Microvirga ossetica genome:
- a CDS encoding SDR family oxidoreductase: protein MAKTALVVGVSGIVGTATATHLAAEGWDVLGLARRPTAQPGVMPIAADLQDQASLCATLAEVKPEAVFITTWSRQETEAENIRVNAAMVRNLLDGLRPAGTVRHVALVTGLKHYLGPFEAYGKGTLPHTPFREDQGRLDIENFYYAQEDEVFAAAQRDGFTWSIHRPHTVIGKAVGNAMNMGTTLAVYATLCREMGRPFRFPGSAAQWSGLTDMTDARQLAKHLLWAATTPAAFNQAFNVVNGDVFRWSWMWGRLAEWFELEPAPFDGSILPLEEQMKADAPIWRGIAERESLVEPDLGRLASPWHTDADLGRPIEVVTDMSKSRRLGFTGYQPTDDAFFDLFAELRADRLIP, encoded by the coding sequence ATGGCGAAGACGGCATTGGTGGTAGGTGTCAGTGGTATTGTGGGAACTGCAACGGCCACGCATCTCGCCGCTGAGGGCTGGGACGTGCTCGGTCTGGCCAGGCGGCCAACGGCACAGCCGGGTGTGATGCCGATTGCGGCCGACCTCCAGGACCAAGCCTCGCTCTGCGCAACTCTTGCGGAGGTCAAGCCGGAGGCCGTGTTCATCACGACCTGGTCGCGGCAAGAGACGGAAGCCGAGAACATCCGCGTCAACGCCGCCATGGTGCGCAACCTCTTGGATGGGCTGCGTCCCGCCGGCACGGTCCGACATGTCGCGCTGGTCACAGGTCTCAAGCACTACCTCGGCCCCTTTGAGGCTTATGGCAAGGGCACGCTCCCGCACACTCCCTTCCGCGAAGACCAAGGCCGGCTCGACATCGAGAACTTCTACTATGCGCAGGAGGACGAGGTGTTCGCGGCAGCCCAGCGCGACGGCTTCACCTGGAGCATCCATCGGCCGCACACGGTCATCGGCAAGGCGGTCGGCAACGCCATGAACATGGGAACGACGCTGGCTGTCTATGCCACGCTGTGCCGCGAGATGGGACGTCCCTTCCGCTTTCCCGGCTCGGCGGCACAATGGAGCGGCCTGACCGACATGACTGATGCCCGGCAGCTCGCCAAACATCTGCTCTGGGCTGCGACAACCCCCGCCGCCTTTAATCAGGCGTTCAACGTGGTCAATGGCGATGTCTTCCGCTGGAGCTGGATGTGGGGTCGCCTTGCAGAGTGGTTCGAGCTCGAGCCTGCCCCTTTCGACGGCTCCATCCTGCCGCTGGAAGAACAGATGAAGGCGGACGCCCCCATCTGGCGCGGGATTGCCGAGCGGGAGAGCTTGGTCGAGCCTGACCTTGGCCGTCTTGCCTCCCCTTGGCACACGGATGCCGATCTCGGACGACCGATCGAGGTCGTGACCGACATGTCGAAGAGCCGTCGTCTCGGCTTCACCGGCTACCAGCCAACTGATGACGCATTCTTCGACCTCTTCGCGGAGCTTCGGGCTGACCGATTGATCCCCTGA
- a CDS encoding transposase, which translates to MIPPAPAPVLTGWFAPFASAFTAPTLRGVLILMTGAILAPGRRTVTSALSILGLREIATFTTFHRVLNRNRWAPRDLARRLLHQLITTFVPEGPVVIAIDETIERRWGARIRARGIYRDPVRSSHGHFVKTSGLRWISLMLLAPIPWAGRVWALPFLTILAPSERYAHERRHRHKLLTDWARQLLLQVARWLPERQVIVVADMSYAAIELLEAVRRHLTVITRLRLDARLFDPPPVRPPGQKGRPRVSGPRQPTLAQRLSDPTTRWRRITVPHWYGGQDRRLAIASGTALWYHPGKSVPIRWVLVRDEAGAFEPRALLCTDLTANPVDVLRWFVRRWSVEVTFAEVRRHLGVETQRQWSDRAIARTTPALLGLFSLVTVWSNEALKDGWKPRQAAWYAKSRLTFSDALAVVRAKLWSTSFETSRQDRDQVKIPRALLNRLTEAACFPT; encoded by the coding sequence ATGATACCTCCCGCACCCGCTCCTGTCCTCACCGGCTGGTTCGCACCCTTCGCGAGTGCCTTTACGGCGCCGACCTTGCGGGGCGTGCTCATCCTGATGACCGGCGCCATCCTGGCTCCCGGCCGGCGGACCGTCACGTCCGCCTTGAGCATCCTGGGCCTGCGCGAGATTGCCACCTTTACAACCTTCCATCGCGTGCTCAACCGCAACCGCTGGGCGCCGCGCGATCTCGCCCGTCGGCTGCTGCATCAGCTCATCACCACCTTCGTGCCCGAAGGACCCGTGGTGATCGCCATCGACGAGACCATCGAGCGGCGCTGGGGTGCCCGGATCCGGGCGCGTGGCATCTATCGCGATCCGGTCCGCTCTTCCCATGGTCATTTCGTCAAGACGTCGGGCCTGCGCTGGATCAGCCTCATGCTCCTGGCGCCGATCCCCTGGGCTGGCCGCGTGTGGGCACTGCCGTTCCTCACCATCCTGGCGCCCTCGGAACGCTATGCCCACGAGAGGCGGCATCGGCACAAGCTGTTGACGGACTGGGCGCGCCAGCTGCTGCTCCAGGTCGCCCGTTGGCTGCCTGAGCGACAGGTCATCGTTGTGGCTGATATGAGTTATGCGGCCATCGAGTTGCTCGAAGCGGTGCGGCGGCACCTGACGGTGATCACCCGCTTGCGGCTCGATGCGCGCCTATTCGATCCGCCCCCGGTGCGCCCGCCCGGCCAGAAGGGACGGCCGCGGGTCTCGGGCCCTCGCCAGCCCACCCTGGCGCAGCGACTGAGCGATCCGACCACGCGCTGGCGGCGGATCACTGTCCCACACTGGTACGGAGGACAGGATCGACGGCTGGCGATCGCCTCCGGCACGGCGCTCTGGTACCACCCGGGCAAGAGTGTGCCGATCCGCTGGGTGCTGGTGCGGGATGAAGCGGGCGCGTTCGAGCCGCGGGCTCTCCTGTGCACGGATCTGACGGCGAATCCGGTGGATGTGCTGCGGTGGTTTGTGCGGCGCTGGTCGGTCGAGGTGACGTTCGCGGAAGTGCGCCGCCATCTCGGAGTGGAAACGCAGCGCCAGTGGTCGGACAGAGCGATTGCCCGCACCACGCCTGCGTTGCTCGGCCTGTTCTCGTTGGTGACGGTGTGGTCCAATGAGGCTCTCAAGGATGGCTGGAAGCCACGGCAGGCCGCCTGGTATGCGAAATCGCGCCTGACCTTCAGCGATGCTCTGGCGGTTGTACGGGCCAAACTGTGGAGCACCAGTTTTGAAACGTCTCGACAGGACCGGGACCAGGTAAAAATCCCACGGGCTCTGCTCAATCGCCTTACCGAGGCTGCATGCTTCCCCACCTGA
- a CDS encoding DUF3422 family protein, with product MSGLQTIAGFMDRRFQPAMRILISTAERLESLPQRTIRASDQVRTGIDVTMAEQQELLSAAQALARLVTELAAEDTFFSYLR from the coding sequence ATGTCCGGTCTGCAGACGATCGCCGGGTTCATGGACCGCCGCTTCCAGCCTGCGATGCGGATCTTGATCTCGACCGCCGAGAGGCTGGAAAGCTTGCCGCAGCGAACCATACGAGCCAGCGACCAAGTGCGGACCGGAATCGACGTTACGATGGCAGAGCAGCAGGAACTGCTTTCCGCCGCGCAAGCCTTGGCGCGGCTGGTCACTGAGTTGGCGGCTGAGGACACATTCTTCAGCTACCTCCGTTAG
- a CDS encoding ABC transporter ATP-binding protein gives MVQKASRGEVEFVQTVKAYGASVAVAGIDLKIPASTYCCLLGPSGCGKTTSLRMLAGHEAATSGDILLDNANITLMPPAKRGTAMMFQSYALFPHLTVAENVAFALKMKRVPKVERLIKAQEMLKIVDLEAYAERRPSQLSGGQQQRVALARALITRPSVLLLDEPLSALDPFLRLRVRGELKRLQKSLGITFVHVTHSQDEALALSDLVVLMNAGRIEQKGTAEDLFTRPRTAFVARFIGAHNVIDLGDRAVAVRTDRTMLGRDGSADATSREVTIKTVEYAGTGFSIQLVDDRGGELTALMSEQVFRATPLTEGERVLASWAPAEAHVLEGGAR, from the coding sequence ATGGTTCAAAAGGCCAGCCGTGGCGAAGTTGAATTCGTGCAGACGGTGAAGGCCTACGGTGCCTCGGTCGCAGTTGCCGGCATCGACCTTAAGATACCTGCTTCGACGTACTGCTGCCTCTTAGGTCCGTCTGGATGCGGGAAGACCACAAGCCTGCGCATGCTGGCAGGGCATGAGGCGGCCACTTCGGGCGACATCCTCCTCGACAATGCGAACATCACTCTGATGCCGCCAGCCAAGCGCGGAACGGCAATGATGTTCCAAAGCTATGCCCTCTTCCCCCATCTAACCGTGGCCGAGAACGTCGCCTTTGCCCTCAAAATGAAACGTGTGCCGAAGGTCGAGCGCCTCATAAAGGCACAGGAGATGCTTAAGATCGTCGATCTTGAGGCCTATGCTGAAAGACGCCCTTCACAGCTCTCAGGCGGCCAACAGCAACGCGTCGCGCTTGCGCGCGCCCTGATCACCCGCCCATCGGTGCTTCTCCTCGACGAGCCGCTCTCGGCTCTCGACCCATTTCTTCGCCTGCGCGTTCGGGGTGAGCTCAAGCGACTGCAGAAAAGCCTCGGCATTACTTTCGTGCACGTCACCCACAGCCAGGATGAGGCCTTGGCGCTCTCGGATCTCGTGGTCCTGATGAATGCCGGCAGGATCGAGCAGAAAGGCACGGCAGAGGATTTGTTTACCCGCCCGAGAACAGCCTTTGTGGCTCGCTTCATCGGGGCTCATAACGTCATCGATCTCGGTGACCGCGCGGTTGCGGTCAGAACAGACCGAACGATGCTCGGACGAGACGGCTCTGCGGATGCGACAAGCCGGGAAGTCACAATCAAAACTGTCGAATACGCTGGAACCGGCTTTTCGATCCAACTCGTCGATGATCGTGGCGGCGAACTGACCGCGCTCATGTCCGAGCAGGTCTTTCGCGCCACCCCCCTCACCGAAGGCGAGCGTGTGCTCGCCTCATGGGCTCCCGCCGAAGCCCACGTCCTCGAGGGCGGAGCCCGGTAG
- a CDS encoding ABC transporter substrate-binding protein gives MKKNDDATNLSRRQILKSGAALAGAAAGTAITGFPAVIAAEPVTLRYLSTATNQSPAIAEKAAKDLGIKIEYVTVTTDDVTKRIITQPNSFDLVDTEYFSLRNLIPSGNLMGMDAKKIKLIDKLAPAITKGEISGKKIGLQGTAPNKVMYLEGQNAKKFAASPTEWITLIPTTYNADTLGIRPDLIGRPVESWAELLNPQFKGKASILNIPSIGIMDAAMVIEASGKHKYADKGNMTKDEIDLTIATLIEAKKAGQFRAFWTDFNESVNLMASGETVIQSMWSPAVTAVRLKGIQCKFQPLKEGYRAWASGFGLPRTLKGKELDAAYEFINWFLSGWAGAYLNRQGYYSAVLDTAKENMEPYEWAYWMEGKPAEKDIKGPDGGILEKAGAVRDGGSYDERMGSVACWNSIMDENAYMVRKWNEFIAA, from the coding sequence ATGAAGAAGAACGACGACGCGACGAACTTATCTCGCCGGCAAATCCTGAAAAGCGGCGCAGCGCTGGCAGGCGCGGCCGCCGGAACGGCAATCACGGGCTTTCCGGCCGTTATCGCGGCCGAGCCTGTGACGCTCCGGTACCTTTCGACGGCCACCAACCAGTCCCCTGCCATCGCCGAGAAGGCCGCCAAAGATCTCGGCATTAAGATCGAGTACGTCACGGTCACGACTGACGACGTGACCAAGCGCATCATCACCCAGCCGAACTCCTTCGATCTGGTTGACACGGAGTATTTCAGCCTGCGCAACCTCATCCCGTCGGGCAACCTGATGGGCATGGACGCCAAGAAGATCAAGCTCATTGACAAGCTTGCGCCCGCCATCACCAAGGGCGAGATCAGCGGCAAGAAGATCGGCCTTCAGGGCACCGCGCCAAACAAGGTGATGTATCTGGAGGGTCAGAACGCGAAGAAGTTCGCTGCCTCTCCCACGGAGTGGATCACCCTGATCCCCACCACTTACAACGCTGATACTCTCGGCATCCGGCCCGACCTGATCGGACGCCCCGTCGAGAGTTGGGCGGAGCTCCTAAACCCGCAGTTCAAGGGCAAGGCCTCGATCCTCAACATCCCGTCTATCGGCATCATGGATGCCGCCATGGTCATTGAGGCTTCAGGCAAGCACAAATATGCCGACAAAGGCAACATGACGAAAGACGAAATCGACCTGACCATCGCGACCCTCATCGAGGCCAAGAAGGCAGGACAGTTCCGTGCTTTCTGGACAGATTTCAACGAGAGCGTCAACCTGATGGCATCGGGCGAGACGGTGATCCAGTCCATGTGGTCGCCGGCCGTCACGGCCGTGCGCCTCAAGGGCATCCAGTGCAAGTTCCAGCCGCTCAAGGAGGGCTACCGCGCCTGGGCCTCGGGCTTTGGTCTGCCGAGGACTCTCAAGGGCAAGGAACTCGACGCGGCCTACGAGTTCATCAACTGGTTCCTGTCTGGCTGGGCGGGCGCCTACCTCAACCGGCAGGGCTATTATTCCGCGGTGCTCGACACCGCCAAGGAGAACATGGAGCCCTACGAGTGGGCCTACTGGATGGAAGGCAAGCCCGCCGAGAAGGACATCAAGGGCCCCGACGGCGGCATCTTAGAGAAGGCGGGCGCGGTCCGAGACGGCGGATCCTACGATGAGCGCATGGGCTCGGTGGCGTGCTGGAACTCGATCATGGACGAGAACGCGTACATGGTCCGCAAGTGGAATGAGTTCATCGCCGCCTGA
- a CDS encoding ABC transporter permease → MTRHARWTSYWQAAPLAAVLLLFFALPLVVTFIVSFWSYTGYSIEPDFIYDNYRDAFDRCIVSLPDLCTTFRTYLSTLRFCLAVWLLTLVIGFTIAYYLTFEIRTATARLVLALLCTIPFWTSNVIRMISWVPLLGRNGLVNQALVGAGIVDQPLDWLLYSNFSVLLAFVHLNTVFMIVPIANSMSRIDKSLVEAARDAGATGWQILMHIIIPLSKTGIAIGSIFVITVVMGDFITIGIMGGQQIASAGKVIQTQIGALQFPIAAANAVVLLAVVLMIIATLIRFIDIRREL, encoded by the coding sequence ATGACCCGTCACGCGCGTTGGACCTCCTACTGGCAGGCCGCACCTCTGGCGGCGGTGCTTCTCCTGTTCTTCGCCCTGCCCCTCGTGGTGACCTTCATTGTCAGCTTCTGGAGCTATACGGGCTATTCCATCGAGCCCGACTTCATCTACGACAATTACCGCGATGCCTTTGACCGCTGCATCGTCTCTCTGCCAGATCTCTGCACCACGTTCCGAACCTACCTGTCGACGCTCCGCTTCTGTCTGGCCGTGTGGCTCCTCACCCTCGTGATCGGCTTCACCATCGCGTATTACCTGACCTTCGAGATCCGCACCGCGACGGCCCGCCTTGTGCTGGCGCTCCTATGCACGATCCCGTTTTGGACCTCGAACGTGATCCGCATGATCTCCTGGGTGCCGCTTCTGGGACGCAACGGCCTCGTCAACCAAGCTCTCGTCGGAGCGGGCATCGTGGACCAGCCCCTCGACTGGCTCCTCTATTCCAACTTCTCGGTGCTGCTCGCCTTCGTGCATCTCAACACGGTCTTCATGATTGTTCCCATTGCGAACTCCATGTCGCGCATCGACAAGTCTCTGGTCGAAGCCGCGAGGGATGCTGGCGCGACAGGCTGGCAGATCCTTATGCACATCATCATTCCGCTCTCGAAGACGGGGATCGCCATTGGGTCAATCTTTGTCATCACGGTCGTGATGGGAGATTTCATCACCATCGGCATCATGGGCGGGCAGCAGATCGCGTCAGCCGGCAAGGTCATCCAGACCCAGATCGGCGCGCTGCAGTTCCCGATCGCGGCCGCAAACGCAGTGGTGTTGCTGGCGGTCGTCCTGATGATCATCGCCACGCTCATCCGCTTCATCGATATCCGGAGGGAGCTTTAA
- a CDS encoding ABC transporter permease: MSEGRSRSFYVLSFLFGFYVLFLYGPTITIVALSFQGPEGGMTFPMNGVSLHWFRNLLAGIGVPYVVDALLNSLKLGALVTVLTVVISLMAGLAFRRSFRGQSVLFYTAIASLILPSIIVSLGIALEFQIIDQNVKAVGDAYEVDTIQNFYQTAMGLMSSGLGAHLTWTLPFGVLIMFAIFNRFNSAYEEAARDLGASSWQTFTYVLVPIIAPSLVGVVLFGFTLSWDEIARSSQAVGADNTLPLTLQGLTTTVTTPVIYALGTVTTGISFAVIIVTVSIVLLVQKRRSRHGSDAGKGLL; encoded by the coding sequence ATGAGCGAAGGTCGGTCCCGCAGCTTCTATGTCCTGTCGTTCCTGTTCGGGTTCTACGTGCTGTTCCTGTACGGGCCGACGATCACCATCGTGGCCCTGTCGTTCCAGGGACCTGAAGGGGGCATGACCTTTCCCATGAACGGCGTGTCCCTCCACTGGTTCCGCAATCTCTTGGCCGGCATTGGCGTGCCTTATGTGGTCGATGCGCTTCTAAACTCCCTCAAACTGGGGGCGCTCGTTACAGTCCTGACCGTCGTAATCTCATTGATGGCCGGGTTGGCCTTTCGCCGGAGCTTCCGAGGACAGAGCGTGCTGTTCTATACGGCCATCGCGAGCCTGATCCTGCCTTCCATCATTGTGTCCCTTGGCATTGCCCTTGAGTTTCAGATTATCGACCAGAATGTAAAAGCTGTCGGCGACGCCTATGAGGTCGACACGATCCAGAACTTCTACCAGACCGCTATGGGCCTCATGTCGTCGGGTCTCGGAGCTCACCTGACCTGGACGCTGCCGTTCGGTGTGCTGATCATGTTCGCCATCTTCAACCGCTTCAACAGCGCCTACGAGGAGGCGGCGCGAGACCTCGGAGCCTCATCCTGGCAGACATTCACCTACGTTCTCGTACCGATTATCGCTCCTTCTCTCGTAGGCGTTGTCCTCTTCGGGTTCACTTTGTCATGGGACGAGATCGCCCGCTCGAGCCAAGCGGTCGGGGCCGACAACACTCTCCCGCTCACCCTGCAGGGCCTGACAACGACCGTGACGACTCCCGTTATCTATGCCCTTGGCACGGTGACAACAGGGATCTCGTTCGCGGTCATCATCGTGACCGTATCAATCGTTCTCCTCGTACAGAAGCGGCGCTCGCGACACGGGTCCGATGCCGGGAAAGGCTTGCTCTGA
- a CDS encoding aspartate/glutamate racemase family protein, producing MRLLLVNPNTTSSMTRKIEAAARAVAHEGTTLSAVNPVDGPASIEGYFDEAYSLPGLLGEIRKGEEAGFQGYVIACFDDTGLDAARSLATGPVVGIGEAAFHCASLIAGRFSVITTLSRSVPIIEHNLGKYGLAARCARVRASDVPVLALEDATSNARMRISDEIEAAKREDRCEAVVLGCAGMADLAADLSARHGLPVLDGVACAVKLVETLVGLGLKTSKIEGYAPPLSKPYGGRFAADGF from the coding sequence ATGCGGCTTCTTCTCGTCAACCCCAATACCACCTCCTCCATGACGCGAAAGATCGAGGCTGCGGCCAGGGCTGTCGCCCACGAAGGAACGACGCTCTCGGCGGTCAATCCGGTCGACGGTCCCGCTTCTATCGAGGGATATTTCGATGAGGCCTACAGTCTTCCGGGCCTGCTAGGTGAGATCCGGAAAGGCGAAGAGGCGGGATTCCAAGGTTATGTTATCGCCTGCTTCGACGACACGGGACTGGACGCGGCCCGATCGCTCGCGACTGGTCCGGTGGTGGGCATCGGTGAGGCAGCTTTTCACTGCGCCAGCCTCATCGCAGGTCGCTTCTCAGTCATCACCACCCTATCGCGGTCCGTGCCGATCATCGAGCATAATCTCGGGAAGTACGGCCTCGCCGCACGGTGCGCCCGCGTGCGGGCATCCGACGTTCCCGTGCTGGCGCTGGAGGACGCGACCAGCAATGCGCGAATGCGGATTTCCGACGAGATCGAAGCGGCCAAACGCGAGGATCGCTGCGAAGCCGTCGTGCTGGGCTGCGCCGGCATGGCGGACCTCGCGGCGGACCTTTCAGCCCGTCACGGGCTGCCGGTCCTCGATGGCGTCGCGTGCGCCGTCAAACTCGTAGAAACTCTCGTAGGACTGGGCCTCAAGACATCCAAGATCGAAGGGTATGCCCCTCCCCTATCCAAGCCTTATGGTGGCCGGTTCGCCGCCGATGGGTTCTGA
- a CDS encoding IS6 family transposase gives MSKPVSYKRHRCPPEIIAHAVWLYFRFPLSLRLVEEMLLERGILVSYETVRRWALKFGPDYARRLRRKRPDRRDIWHLDEVVVTISGQKHWLWRAVDQDGYVLDEIVQSRRNTKAAKCLLKRLLKKQGCPPRRMITDKLGSYTAAQRQVMPDVEHRSHKGLNNRAENSHLPFSRRERARQGFRSAGGLQRFVNVFSAVRNLFVPPRSRRSARATHLHRLNAMAEWKVAANVAA, from the coding sequence ATGAGCAAGCCCGTCAGCTACAAACGCCATCGCTGTCCGCCTGAGATCATTGCCCACGCGGTGTGGTTGTACTTCCGGTTTCCTCTGAGTCTGCGGCTGGTTGAGGAGATGTTGCTCGAGCGCGGGATTCTCGTGTCCTACGAGACGGTCCGCCGCTGGGCTTTGAAGTTTGGGCCGGATTATGCTCGCCGCCTCAGGCGCAAGAGACCAGACCGTCGCGATATTTGGCATCTCGACGAAGTCGTGGTCACGATCTCTGGCCAGAAGCACTGGTTGTGGCGGGCGGTTGATCAGGATGGATACGTCCTGGATGAGATCGTTCAGAGCCGGCGCAACACCAAGGCGGCGAAGTGCTTGCTGAAGCGGCTGTTGAAGAAGCAAGGTTGCCCACCCCGGCGAATGATCACCGACAAGCTCGGTTCCTACACAGCCGCCCAGCGCCAGGTTATGCCAGACGTCGAACACCGCTCGCATAAAGGGCTCAACAATCGGGCAGAGAATTCGCATCTGCCGTTTAGCCGACGCGAACGGGCGAGGCAGGGCTTTCGATCTGCCGGAGGGCTGCAGAGGTTCGTCAACGTGTTCTCTGCTGTCCGCAACCTTTTCGTTCCACCCCGCTCCCGCCGCTCTGCCCGTGCGACCCACCTTCACCGCCTCAACGCCATGGCGGAGTGGAAAGTCGCGGCGAATGTCGCCGCTTGA
- a CDS encoding IS110 family transposase, whose product MSEIATIGLDIAKNVFQLHAVDRSGKIVLRKALRRSQVQGFFSRLPPCLIGMEACATAHHWARTLMAFGHDVRLIPPAYVKPYLRRQKNDAADAAAICEAVARPSMRFVPVKSPQQQSTLMLHRARDLLIGQRTALINALRGHFAELGIVVAQGARNTRQLIAFLHEEANPDFPAAARTALQPLATMLLGIETQIAKLDKAILAAHRSDPVSMRLAAIPGIGPIVASCLAASVPDASLFQGSREFAAYLGLVPRQHSTGGKARLGSISKMGNRHLRKLLVVGAHAALYSMKSGKTRTAMADWARSLLAKKPFKVVAVALANKMARIAWAVMARSTTYEPGSKGVAASAA is encoded by the coding sequence ATGTCTGAGATTGCCACGATCGGCCTTGATATCGCAAAGAACGTCTTCCAGCTGCACGCGGTGGACAGGAGTGGAAAGATCGTCCTGCGCAAGGCGCTGCGGCGCAGCCAGGTGCAGGGGTTCTTCAGCAGGCTGCCGCCTTGCCTGATCGGGATGGAGGCCTGCGCGACGGCTCATCACTGGGCTCGGACGCTCATGGCTTTCGGGCATGACGTCCGTCTGATCCCGCCCGCCTACGTCAAACCCTATCTGCGCCGGCAGAAGAATGATGCCGCGGACGCGGCGGCGATCTGTGAGGCCGTCGCGCGGCCGTCGATGCGCTTCGTCCCGGTCAAAAGTCCACAGCAGCAAAGCACTCTCATGCTACACAGAGCCCGCGATCTCCTGATCGGGCAGCGAACTGCCCTGATCAATGCCTTGCGCGGTCACTTTGCAGAGTTGGGCATCGTGGTGGCGCAAGGCGCTCGCAACACGCGCCAGCTGATCGCCTTCCTCCACGAGGAGGCCAATCCAGACTTCCCCGCGGCAGCTCGAACTGCGCTTCAGCCTTTGGCCACGATGCTGCTCGGGATCGAGACGCAGATTGCCAAGCTCGATAAGGCCATTCTGGCGGCCCATCGCAGCGATCCGGTCAGCATGAGACTGGCCGCCATCCCCGGCATTGGTCCGATTGTCGCTTCCTGTCTCGCGGCCAGCGTCCCGGACGCCAGCCTGTTCCAGGGCAGCCGGGAGTTCGCAGCCTATCTCGGCCTCGTGCCGCGGCAGCACTCAACCGGCGGTAAGGCGAGGCTGGGCTCCATCTCCAAGATGGGCAACCGGCACTTGCGCAAGCTGCTGGTCGTCGGTGCGCACGCTGCGCTCTACAGCATGAAGTCTGGCAAGACCAGGACGGCTATGGCTGACTGGGCCCGGTCTCTGCTGGCCAAGAAGCCGTTCAAGGTGGTCGCCGTCGCCTTGGCCAACAAGATGGCCCGGATCGCCTGGGCGGTGATGGCCAGGAGCACGACTTACGAGCCCGGGAGCAAGGGAGTTGCAGCGTCGGCGGCATAG
- a CDS encoding cytochrome c, which produces MIEGLRRSLLLVLLGMNSLLVAPLAIAAELTLDVGSPMTLTTQELLARPDVATIHIPSDVSYRRAMTYQAVPLRSLLGMERIPFDGDLQIVATDGFVTNLPFALLNASGPGAVPWLAIEPLNQPWPKTPNGVATGPFYLVWLNPAASGIMSEQWPFQVAAIRKVAAHTARWPQLAVGDDVPTSSPIRRGQLVFATQCMVCHRMSGAGDATVGPDLNIPRNPTEYFQPWALKAFIRNPQSLRSWPEMRMPGFEQEAVSDTDLDAIIAYLAYMAGQRR; this is translated from the coding sequence ATGATTGAGGGACTTCGCCGGTCGTTACTGCTTGTTCTACTTGGCATGAACTCTCTATTAGTTGCCCCTTTGGCCATTGCCGCTGAACTCACTCTGGATGTCGGCTCACCGATGACGCTTACTACGCAGGAGCTCTTGGCTCGTCCTGATGTCGCGACCATTCACATTCCAAGTGACGTGTCCTACCGCCGAGCTATGACCTACCAAGCAGTTCCGCTGCGAAGTCTTTTGGGCATGGAAAGAATCCCCTTCGACGGAGACCTTCAGATTGTTGCGACCGATGGCTTCGTGACGAACCTGCCGTTCGCGCTACTCAACGCATCCGGCCCTGGTGCTGTCCCGTGGCTGGCGATTGAGCCGCTCAACCAACCCTGGCCAAAAACTCCAAATGGGGTTGCTACCGGCCCATTCTATCTTGTCTGGCTCAACCCGGCGGCCTCTGGGATCATGAGCGAGCAATGGCCTTTTCAGGTTGCTGCGATCAGAAAAGTTGCTGCTCATACAGCAAGGTGGCCACAGCTTGCGGTTGGAGATGATGTGCCTACGTCATCCCCAATCCGTAGGGGACAGCTTGTTTTCGCGACGCAATGCATGGTCTGCCATCGGATGTCAGGTGCGGGCGACGCCACAGTCGGGCCGGACCTCAACATCCCCCGAAATCCAACCGAATATTTTCAACCATGGGCGCTGAAAGCCTTTATCCGGAATCCTCAGTCGCTCCGTTCATGGCCGGAGATGCGGATGCCAGGGTTTGAGCAGGAGGCCGTGAGTGATACTGACCTCGATGCGATCATAGCCTACCTCGCTTATATGGCCGGACAGCGACGTTAG
- a CDS encoding diguanylate cyclase domain-containing protein has product MWLEHEPRPAGPPRSTNLLPFWNVLGRPRRSSHRQQDAHIALIDIDWLKSINSRHGHDVGELVLQTRCIPVL; this is encoded by the coding sequence GTGTGGCTGGAGCATGAACCTAGACCTGCCGGGCCTCCCAGGTCAACGAATCTATTACCTTTTTGGAACGTACTGGGTCGACCTCGGCGAAGCTCGCATCGGCAACAGGACGCGCATATCGCCCTGATTGATATCGATTGGCTCAAATCCATCAACAGCCGCCATGGCCACGACGTTGGCGAGTTGGTGCTACAAACACGTTGCATCCCAGTGCTGTAG